A window of Sulfurovum riftiae contains these coding sequences:
- the ligA gene encoding NAD-dependent DNA ligase LigA gives MTYENYLKKVETLKKWAHAYYVEDNPVATDEEYDRLYHEVLDYETEHPDKALADSPTRRVGGVVRDEFNKAKHIKRMWSMEDVFTKEEVQEWLERIEKNVGKCEYFCEPKFDGASMNLLYDDGKLLRAITRGDGVIGEEVTDNVRTIRSVPLAIDYKGLIEIRGEVVIRKDDFEAINEERLEEGETPFANPRNAAAGSLRQLDSSITAKRRLVFYPWGLGENTLDQTKLSEKMAFIYAQGFLRPPYHRECNTLEEIEEFYRFLISKRDEIPMMMDGMVIKVDEVEKQEELGYTVKFPKWMCAYKFPAIEKVTQIRDITLQVGRTGVITPVAEIEPVNIEGAVVSRATLHNFDEIERKDIRIGDHVIIIRSGDVIPKIIKVLTDRRTGKEIPVERPTHCPTCGSELLDEGALIKCQNLECPDRVVNSIIHFARKSCMNIDGLGSKIVEQLVKEGKIHDILDLYSLKYEDLSDLEGFKEKKINNLLNAIAETKGAPLHRLINAMGIEHIGEVASKALALEFGLGIVDATFEQIVAIDGIGEEMANSLLEFMRVNREKVLKLFEVVQPTVEEKVEAADNPFKGKTVVLTGTMSESRGKIKEMLEALGAKVSGSVSKKTDFVIYGEEAGSKLTKAQSLGVVTLKEEEMREML, from the coding sequence ATGACATATGAAAACTATTTGAAAAAAGTAGAGACCCTTAAGAAATGGGCGCATGCCTATTATGTGGAAGACAACCCTGTTGCTACGGATGAGGAGTATGACAGGCTCTACCATGAAGTACTTGACTATGAGACTGAGCATCCCGACAAGGCACTGGCAGATTCTCCGACCAGGCGTGTCGGGGGTGTCGTGCGTGACGAGTTCAACAAGGCCAAACACATCAAACGGATGTGGAGTATGGAAGATGTCTTCACCAAAGAGGAAGTACAGGAGTGGCTGGAGCGTATAGAGAAGAATGTAGGAAAATGCGAATATTTTTGCGAACCCAAATTCGACGGTGCGAGTATGAACCTGCTTTACGATGACGGAAAGCTGCTTCGTGCCATTACCCGGGGTGACGGAGTTATAGGAGAGGAAGTAACGGACAATGTGCGGACCATCCGATCCGTCCCGCTTGCTATAGATTACAAAGGGCTCATCGAGATACGCGGAGAGGTGGTCATACGCAAAGATGACTTCGAGGCGATCAATGAGGAACGTTTGGAAGAGGGAGAGACACCTTTTGCCAATCCGCGCAATGCGGCTGCGGGCAGCCTGCGGCAGCTGGACTCCTCCATTACAGCAAAACGCCGGCTGGTCTTCTACCCCTGGGGATTGGGAGAGAATACCCTGGATCAGACAAAACTCTCTGAGAAGATGGCTTTTATCTATGCACAGGGTTTTTTGAGGCCGCCGTACCATAGAGAGTGTAATACCCTTGAGGAGATAGAGGAGTTTTACCGCTTCCTGATCTCCAAACGCGACGAGATACCGATGATGATGGACGGCATGGTCATCAAGGTGGATGAGGTGGAGAAGCAAGAGGAACTTGGCTATACGGTGAAGTTCCCCAAGTGGATGTGCGCCTACAAGTTCCCTGCCATAGAGAAGGTCACGCAGATAAGGGATATCACGCTTCAGGTCGGACGGACCGGTGTCATCACCCCTGTGGCTGAGATAGAACCGGTCAATATCGAAGGGGCAGTGGTCAGCCGTGCAACCCTGCACAATTTCGATGAGATAGAGCGCAAGGATATACGTATCGGGGACCACGTGATCATTATACGAAGCGGCGATGTGATCCCGAAGATCATCAAGGTGCTGACGGACAGGCGTACAGGCAAAGAGATACCTGTAGAAAGACCGACACACTGCCCAACCTGCGGATCTGAGCTGCTTGATGAAGGTGCCCTCATCAAATGCCAAAACCTTGAATGTCCAGACAGGGTGGTCAACTCCATCATCCATTTTGCCCGTAAAAGCTGCATGAATATCGACGGTCTTGGCAGCAAGATCGTAGAACAGCTGGTCAAAGAGGGAAAGATACACGATATTCTCGATCTCTACAGTCTGAAGTATGAGGACCTGTCGGATCTTGAAGGCTTCAAGGAGAAGAAGATCAACAATCTTTTAAATGCCATTGCCGAGACCAAAGGTGCACCGCTGCATCGGCTTATCAATGCTATGGGCATCGAGCATATCGGCGAGGTGGCGAGCAAGGCGCTGGCTCTGGAATTCGGGCTTGGTATCGTCGATGCCACCTTTGAACAGATCGTGGCCATTGACGGTATTGGTGAGGAGATGGCGAACTCTCTGCTTGAATTCATGCGGGTCAATCGTGAAAAGGTTTTGAAACTTTTTGAAGTGGTGCAGCCTACGGTCGAAGAGAAGGTGGAAGCAGCAGATAATCCTTTCAAAGGGAAGACGGTTGTACTGACAGGAACGATGAGCGAGAGCCGTGGGAAGATCAAAGAGATGCTGGAGGCACTGGGTGCCAAAGTGAGCGGTTCGGTAAGCAAGAAGACCGATTTTGTCATTTATGGCGAAGAGGCGGGAAGCAAGCTGACCAAGGCACAGAGTCTGGGTGTCGTGACCCTGAAGGAAGAAGAGATGAGGGAGATGCTGTGA
- the tlyA gene encoding 23S rRNA (cytidine-2'-O)-methyltransferase TlyA, with product MRLDKYLVEEGYFESRNRALEAIKAGLVSVDGKKAKPSVKIDANSLVEVSDAKFYVSRAARKLEAFLAEHAVDMQQKRVLDIGSSTGGFAQIVLENGAGSLICVDVGRDQLHISLRNDARVTVYEETDIRAFETERPFEVITCDVSFISILQIINDIDRLAAEGTDIVILYKPQFEVGKDVKRDSRGVVQDRDAIARRKEAFEAEAGKLGWKEEAQAESAVAGKEGNTEYLYHFIKM from the coding sequence GTGAGACTGGACAAATACCTGGTGGAAGAGGGTTATTTTGAGAGCCGTAACCGTGCCTTGGAAGCCATAAAAGCGGGGCTGGTGAGTGTGGACGGAAAAAAGGCGAAGCCTTCTGTAAAGATCGATGCGAATTCTCTGGTCGAGGTGAGTGATGCGAAATTCTATGTCAGCCGGGCGGCAAGAAAACTCGAAGCGTTCCTTGCCGAACATGCGGTCGATATGCAGCAAAAAAGGGTGCTGGATATCGGTTCGAGCACAGGAGGATTCGCACAGATCGTTCTGGAGAATGGTGCAGGATCACTCATCTGCGTCGATGTGGGCAGGGATCAGCTGCATATCTCGTTGAGGAACGATGCACGTGTAACGGTATATGAGGAGACGGATATACGCGCGTTTGAAACGGAAAGACCTTTTGAGGTGATCACTTGTGATGTCTCCTTCATCTCCATTTTGCAGATCATCAATGACATCGACCGTTTAGCTGCCGAAGGAACGGACATCGTCATTCTCTACAAACCGCAGTTCGAGGTGGGTAAAGATGTCAAAAGAGACAGCAGAGGGGTCGTGCAGGACAGGGATGCGATCGCCAGAAGGAAAGAGGCCTTTGAGGCTGAAGCAGGGAAGCTTGGATGGAAAGAAGAGGCGCAGGCTGAGTCTGCTGTGGCAGGGAAAGAGGGAAATACGGAGTACCTTTACCATTTTATTAAGATGTAG
- a CDS encoding bifunctional riboflavin kinase/FAD synthetase — MKVNNTIRSIAIGSFDGMHVAHQKVIETVDAIVIIERNGGYLTPGYKRSLYTDKMCCFYFFDTISSLTPEAFMAKLKEDFPKLERIIVGYDFAFGRNKTGTAETLAELFDKEVVVVEEIALEGIPVHSRTIKAYLREGNIEMANRLLGRHYTIEGYVIQGQGLGKKALVPTVNLRIEHYQLPLEGVYATRTKVGEVWFDSVSFLGHRITTDGTFAVESHILDRDLGETEGELQLEFRAFIRENRRFDSLEELKMQIEADMQKAKKLLA, encoded by the coding sequence ATGAAAGTAAACAATACGATAAGATCTATAGCCATCGGTTCATTCGACGGTATGCATGTGGCACATCAGAAAGTGATCGAAACAGTGGATGCCATCGTCATCATAGAACGTAACGGCGGATACCTGACACCAGGTTATAAGCGTTCCCTCTATACGGACAAAATGTGCTGTTTCTACTTTTTTGATACCATCAGCTCCCTGACACCGGAAGCCTTTATGGCAAAACTCAAAGAGGATTTTCCAAAACTTGAACGTATCATTGTCGGATACGATTTTGCTTTCGGGCGGAACAAAACCGGCACGGCAGAGACACTGGCCGAACTTTTCGACAAAGAGGTCGTGGTGGTGGAGGAGATAGCACTGGAGGGGATACCGGTGCACTCCCGTACGATCAAAGCCTATCTTCGGGAAGGCAATATAGAAATGGCCAACAGGCTCCTGGGGAGGCACTATACGATAGAGGGGTATGTCATTCAGGGACAGGGGTTGGGAAAAAAAGCACTGGTACCGACGGTCAATTTGCGGATCGAACACTATCAGCTGCCTCTGGAGGGGGTCTATGCCACAAGGACCAAAGTAGGTGAAGTGTGGTTCGATTCTGTCAGTTTTCTGGGACACCGTATCACTACAGACGGGACTTTTGCAGTAGAAAGCCATATCTTGGACAGGGACCTTGGCGAGACAGAAGGGGAGCTTCAGCTTGAATTCAGGGCTTTTATTCGAGAAAACAGAAGGTTCGATTCCCTTGAGGAACTTAAAATGCAGATCGAAGCAGATATGCAGAAAGCGAAGAAACTTTTAGCTTAA
- a CDS encoding class II 3-deoxy-7-phosphoheptulonate synthase: protein MSWTPGSWRDFPIKQQPTYPDQETLKKVEAELSAYPPLIFAGEARNLKRKLAAAGRGEAFLLQGGDCAESFADFNAATIKNLFKLMLQMNMVLMYSTGKPVVKVGRIAGQFAKPRSSDFEEVDGVKLPSYRGDIINGIEFTEEARVPNPHNMIRAYNQSAATLNLLRAFSRGGLADLNKVHQWNLDFIKDNPLGKRYDELSDKIDHAMKFMAACGLTSETMPQLHQTTLYTSHEALLLNYEEALTREDSETGEWYDCSAHMLWIGDRTRDLNEAHIEYFRGIANPIGCKVGPSMGEDELIELIDALNPENEEGRLNLIVRMGAGKIAEHYPALLKRVRDAGKNVVWTIDPMHGNVEKSSTGFKTRDFDNILSEVKQFFEIHKEMGTIAAGIHLEMTGNDVTECTGSTSCAITPEGLASRYHTQCDPRLNASQALELAFMLSDTISDSDK from the coding sequence ATGAGTTGGACACCAGGCAGTTGGAGAGACTTCCCCATTAAGCAACAACCAACCTATCCCGATCAGGAAACACTTAAAAAAGTAGAAGCGGAACTGAGTGCCTACCCTCCGCTTATTTTTGCAGGTGAAGCAAGAAACCTCAAGCGGAAACTGGCTGCAGCAGGACGCGGTGAAGCTTTCCTGCTTCAGGGCGGAGACTGTGCCGAGAGTTTTGCGGATTTCAATGCGGCGACGATCAAGAATCTTTTCAAGCTGATGCTGCAGATGAATATGGTCCTGATGTACTCTACGGGTAAGCCGGTAGTGAAGGTCGGACGTATCGCAGGACAGTTCGCAAAACCGAGATCTTCGGATTTTGAAGAGGTCGATGGAGTCAAGCTGCCAAGCTACCGCGGTGACATCATCAACGGTATCGAGTTCACGGAAGAGGCAAGAGTGCCCAACCCGCACAATATGATCCGTGCCTACAACCAGTCGGCGGCCACACTGAATCTTCTGCGTGCCTTCTCAAGAGGCGGTTTGGCAGACCTGAACAAAGTACACCAGTGGAACCTCGATTTCATCAAGGACAACCCGCTGGGGAAACGCTACGATGAACTCAGCGACAAGATCGACCATGCCATGAAGTTCATGGCGGCATGTGGATTGACAAGCGAAACGATGCCGCAGCTGCACCAGACAACACTCTATACGTCACACGAAGCACTGCTTCTGAATTATGAAGAAGCGTTGACCAGAGAAGACAGTGAGACAGGTGAATGGTACGACTGTTCCGCACATATGCTCTGGATCGGTGACAGGACCAGAGACCTGAATGAAGCACATATCGAGTACTTCAGAGGGATCGCAAACCCTATTGGATGTAAAGTAGGTCCAAGCATGGGTGAGGATGAACTCATAGAGCTTATCGATGCTCTGAATCCCGAGAATGAAGAGGGAAGGCTCAACCTGATCGTCCGTATGGGTGCAGGCAAGATAGCCGAGCACTATCCGGCACTTCTGAAGAGAGTAAGAGATGCAGGGAAAAATGTTGTCTGGACGATCGACCCGATGCATGGGAATGTCGAGAAGAGTTCCACCGGTTTCAAGACCAGGGATTTTGACAACATCCTCTCCGAAGTGAAGCAGTTCTTCGAGATCCATAAAGAGATGGGTACGATCGCTGCGGGGATCCACCTTGAGATGACAGGGAATGATGTGACAGAGTGTACGGGAAGTACTTCATGTGCCATTACCCCGGAAGGGCTTGCAAGCCGCTATCATACACAGTGTGACCCGAGACTCAATGCTTCCCAGGCATTGGAGCTTGCTTTCATGCTTTCCGATACGATCTCTGATTCGGATAAATAA
- the folP gene encoding dihydropteroate synthase yields the protein MYLYKVGNIADKKAALEVLGVESGGISIMAKKMELLTFYIKDLKTPAANILKQDALSIGAELAVPGGVILCEKPLVDCILVGTRKHMEILSRKELAQPFGLKAVAKALKSFLATPAFPTKIMGVINANDDSFFAQSRFQAEEAVAEIHRMIEEGADIIDIGAISSRPGAEPVSEPVELERIRPICDAIAEAKLHEKVRFSIDSYTPSVVAYALESGFSLVNDITGGSDDVLIELAVNFDAKYCIMHMQGTPQTMQKDPQYEDVMVEVDAFFAERIAKCEALGMKREDIILDVGIGFGKSLEHNLILLKNLAHFEHFGCELLIGASRKSMIDKIIPTLTEERLPGTLALHLKAVENGASIVRCHDVREHRQALAVLEALQS from the coding sequence ATGTATCTCTATAAAGTCGGGAATATTGCAGACAAAAAAGCCGCACTCGAAGTGCTCGGTGTGGAGAGTGGCGGCATTTCCATTATGGCCAAGAAGATGGAACTGCTGACCTTCTACATCAAAGACCTCAAAACACCCGCAGCGAATATATTGAAGCAGGATGCCCTCAGTATCGGTGCGGAACTGGCGGTACCCGGAGGTGTCATTCTCTGTGAAAAACCGTTGGTTGACTGCATCCTTGTCGGTACCAGAAAACATATGGAGATCCTCTCGCGTAAAGAACTGGCACAACCCTTCGGGCTTAAAGCTGTGGCAAAGGCACTGAAAAGTTTTCTTGCTACTCCTGCTTTCCCAACAAAGATTATGGGGGTCATCAACGCCAATGATGACAGTTTTTTTGCCCAGAGCAGATTTCAGGCTGAAGAAGCCGTAGCAGAGATACACCGTATGATAGAGGAGGGCGCCGACATCATCGATATTGGTGCGATATCCTCCCGTCCTGGGGCAGAACCGGTGAGTGAGCCTGTCGAACTCGAACGCATCAGGCCCATCTGTGATGCCATCGCTGAAGCGAAATTGCATGAGAAGGTACGTTTCAGTATTGACAGTTACACGCCCTCGGTCGTTGCCTATGCCCTGGAGAGCGGCTTCAGTCTTGTCAATGACATTACCGGTGGCAGTGATGATGTGCTCATAGAGCTGGCTGTGAATTTTGATGCAAAGTACTGCATTATGCATATGCAGGGAACACCGCAGACCATGCAGAAGGATCCTCAGTATGAAGATGTGATGGTCGAAGTGGATGCATTCTTTGCAGAACGCATCGCAAAGTGTGAAGCCCTGGGTATGAAGCGGGAAGATATTATCCTCGATGTGGGGATCGGTTTTGGTAAAAGCCTGGAGCACAACCTGATACTTTTGAAGAATTTGGCGCACTTTGAACATTTCGGCTGTGAACTGCTTATAGGTGCAAGTAGGAAATCGATGATCGACAAGATCATCCCCACACTGACAGAAGAGCGCCTTCCCGGAACGCTGGCTCTGCACCTCAAAGCAGTAGAGAACGGTGCTTCTATCGTCCGCTGCCATGATGTCAGGGAACACCGTCAGGCTTTGGCGGTTCTGGAAGCACTACAGTCATAG
- a CDS encoding SanA/YdcF family protein, which translates to MRWIKWFFTLLLLVFSALLALDIYISYQAQPYIYRDVNKVPPKKAALLLGTNKYIAKGKKNYYYLYRIRAATALWKTGKIKAIVVSGTNDSQYYNETRSMYKDLIKAGIPQAYITQDFAGFRTLDSIVRAEAIFDLKEYIIISQKFHLERAIFIARAKGQDVIGFEAKSKEGTKAAYRMQMREYLARAKAFLDVYILQTKPKFYGKKEKVHYKP; encoded by the coding sequence ATGAGATGGATAAAATGGTTTTTTACACTGCTTCTGCTGGTATTTTCGGCACTGCTGGCACTGGACATCTATATCTCTTATCAGGCGCAGCCCTATATCTACAGGGATGTGAACAAAGTGCCTCCCAAAAAAGCGGCACTGCTTCTGGGGACCAACAAATATATCGCCAAAGGCAAGAAGAATTACTATTACCTCTACCGTATACGGGCGGCCACGGCTCTCTGGAAGACAGGAAAGATCAAAGCGATCGTTGTCTCCGGGACCAATGACAGCCAATATTACAATGAGACACGATCGATGTACAAGGATTTGATCAAAGCGGGGATCCCCCAGGCATATATTACTCAGGATTTTGCGGGCTTCCGGACCCTCGATTCCATTGTTCGTGCCGAAGCAATTTTTGATCTCAAAGAGTATATAATCATTTCACAAAAATTCCATCTGGAAAGGGCGATCTTCATCGCCAGAGCCAAGGGCCAGGATGTCATCGGTTTCGAGGCAAAGTCCAAAGAGGGGACCAAGGCGGCATACAGGATGCAGATGAGAGAATATCTGGCAAGGGCCAAAGCGTTTCTGGATGTCTACATCCTGCAGACCAAACCGAAATTCTATGGAAAAAAAGAGAAAGTACACTATAAACCATGA
- the cmoA gene encoding carboxy-S-adenosyl-L-methionine synthase CmoA gives MKDKVFEKPIEKKFEFDQAVASVFDDMLSRSVPFYDEVRDLVISLILAEQEEGKKVLDLGASTAKFLLDLHSKMEAGMRLKGIDNSPAMLERAEQKCRAFGATIELELADMMAYDYSNEDIIVANYTLQFIRPMQRIELIKRLYEGLNEEGMFIFSEKVVFEDKRLDKEMIDIYYAYKKAQGYSDYEIAQKREALENVLIPFTIEENIRMCKEAGFGKIDTIFQWANFVTFVAKK, from the coding sequence ATGAAAGATAAAGTATTTGAAAAACCCATAGAGAAGAAATTTGAATTCGACCAGGCGGTCGCCTCTGTTTTTGATGACATGCTCAGCCGTTCGGTCCCCTTTTACGACGAGGTCAGAGATCTGGTGATCTCCCTCATACTGGCAGAGCAGGAAGAGGGTAAAAAAGTACTCGACCTCGGGGCATCTACTGCCAAATTCCTTCTGGACCTGCACAGCAAGATGGAAGCAGGAATGCGACTCAAAGGCATCGATAACTCTCCTGCCATGCTCGAGAGGGCAGAGCAGAAATGCCGGGCTTTCGGAGCGACCATAGAGCTCGAACTGGCAGATATGATGGCGTATGACTACAGCAATGAAGATATCATCGTAGCGAACTATACGCTGCAGTTCATCCGTCCCATGCAGCGTATAGAACTCATCAAGCGCCTCTATGAAGGCCTGAATGAGGAGGGGATGTTCATTTTCTCCGAGAAAGTGGTCTTCGAGGATAAGCGCCTGGACAAAGAGATGATCGATATCTACTACGCCTACAAGAAAGCACAGGGCTACAGTGATTACGAGATTGCCCAGAAGCGTGAAGCACTCGAAAATGTCCTCATTCCGTTCACGATCGAAGAGAATATCCGTATGTGCAAAGAGGCAGGATTTGGAAAGATCGATACGATCTTTCAGTGGGCAAATTTCGTGACATTTGTTGCCAAAAAGTAA
- a CDS encoding diguanylate cyclase domain-containing protein, which translates to MQQLTVLVVDDDRVSTSILNHMLKNYADRVLVASDGEEGLRLFKEHRPEIVLSDINMPRMSGLDMVREIRALDEHVKIAIFTNFENRDVLLKAIQYGVNQFFSKPFEAKLFAQVLQHLVDDVMEKRQIEAELNRQQNILHAINQMSHNFLQQSDWMVALQEEMLNLKEASETSAIFIYKNETDNKSDPLYASQLLAINDNKKARARKRIHYRKNHLMRWKRALERGCSVNGSINDYDRSKQKLLAAFKIECLLILPIFVNQEWWGFLGIGSNTGHPLNASDVEMLSTVSSIIGSAINNKRNIQSLEMSSTVFKHTMDGVLITNAENRIVHVNDAFTDITGYEPSDVIGKDPKLLRSGNHTKHFYDEMWSKLTNNGYWQGEITNRKKNGEIYIEWLTINAIKDNHGHTEKFIGIFSDVTHQRKDAQDQAYLATHDPLTGLSNRLLLNDRLQHAIEHAKRFDKCFAVIFCDLDNFKPINDTYGHSIGDEVLKHIAGIMQSTLRKDDTICRYGGDEFVILIEELKSFENLETVLDKIRTLSNQSFRINGLELTVGISIGAAIYPNDAQSPEAILRAADKAMYDAKRQGKNSIAYYNTYEALYCNNTYALS; encoded by the coding sequence ATGCAGCAATTAACCGTACTTGTCGTTGACGATGACAGAGTGTCAACCTCCATACTCAACCACATGCTGAAAAACTATGCAGACAGGGTCCTGGTCGCTTCTGACGGAGAAGAGGGTCTCAGACTCTTCAAAGAGCATCGTCCCGAGATTGTACTTTCCGATATCAATATGCCCCGCATGAGCGGCCTGGATATGGTCAGGGAGATACGTGCACTTGACGAGCATGTCAAGATCGCAATCTTCACCAACTTCGAGAACCGTGATGTGCTGCTCAAAGCCATCCAGTACGGTGTCAACCAGTTCTTCTCCAAGCCTTTTGAAGCCAAACTCTTTGCCCAGGTATTGCAGCATCTTGTCGATGATGTGATGGAGAAACGCCAAATAGAGGCAGAACTGAACAGACAGCAGAACATCCTGCATGCCATCAACCAGATGTCACACAACTTCCTGCAGCAGAGCGACTGGATGGTCGCTTTGCAGGAGGAGATGCTGAATTTAAAAGAGGCATCTGAAACATCAGCCATATTTATTTACAAGAATGAGACAGACAACAAGAGTGATCCTCTTTACGCCTCACAGCTGCTGGCCATAAACGACAACAAAAAAGCAAGGGCAAGAAAACGGATACACTATCGAAAAAATCATCTGATGCGTTGGAAAAGAGCACTCGAACGGGGCTGTTCCGTCAATGGGAGTATCAATGATTATGACCGCTCCAAACAGAAACTGCTCGCAGCTTTCAAGATAGAATGCCTGTTGATACTCCCCATCTTTGTCAATCAGGAGTGGTGGGGCTTTCTCGGGATCGGGAGCAATACGGGGCATCCGCTCAATGCATCGGATGTCGAGATGCTCAGTACGGTCTCTTCCATCATCGGCTCGGCCATCAACAACAAACGCAATATCCAGTCACTTGAAATGTCCTCCACGGTCTTCAAACATACCATGGACGGCGTACTGATCACCAATGCCGAGAATCGCATCGTTCATGTCAACGATGCATTTACCGATATTACAGGATACGAACCTTCAGATGTCATCGGAAAAGACCCGAAACTGCTAAGGTCAGGGAACCATACCAAACATTTTTATGATGAGATGTGGAGCAAACTCACTAACAACGGATACTGGCAGGGAGAGATCACGAACCGTAAGAAGAACGGAGAGATCTATATAGAGTGGCTTACCATCAATGCCATCAAGGACAACCATGGCCATACGGAGAAATTCATCGGTATCTTCTCCGATGTGACCCACCAGAGAAAAGATGCCCAGGACCAGGCATACCTTGCCACACACGATCCGCTCACCGGTCTCTCCAACAGGCTGCTGCTCAATGACCGGCTCCAACATGCCATCGAACATGCCAAACGTTTCGACAAATGTTTTGCCGTGATCTTCTGCGACCTTGACAACTTCAAGCCCATCAACGATACCTACGGCCACTCCATCGGAGACGAGGTGCTGAAACATATTGCCGGTATCATGCAATCCACCCTGCGGAAAGATGACACCATCTGCCGTTATGGAGGTGATGAATTCGTGATCCTCATTGAAGAACTGAAAAGTTTTGAAAATCTTGAGACCGTACTCGATAAGATCCGCACACTCTCAAACCAGAGCTTCAGGATCAACGGACTTGAACTGACAGTGGGCATCAGTATCGGTGCAGCCATCTACCCCAATGATGCCCAAAGCCCCGAAGCAATACTCCGTGCTGCCGACAAGGCCATGTACGATGCCAAGAGGCAGGGAAAGAACAGTATTGCCTACTATAACACGTATGAAGCACTCTACTGCAACAACACGTATGCATTAAGCTAA